A window of the Eleutherodactylus coqui strain aEleCoq1 chromosome 8, aEleCoq1.hap1, whole genome shotgun sequence genome harbors these coding sequences:
- the LOC136576963 gene encoding hydroxyacylglutathione hydrolase-like protein — translation MKVKVISVLDDNYMYLVIEERTRDAIAVDASVAKKLLHIVRKENANLKAILTTHHHLDHSRGNADLVRQFPELHVYGTDDRIGGLTHRVVHNQLLKFGDINVKCLFTPCHTSGHICFYMWEDGCPDDPALFSGDTLFVGGCGQFFEGTAEQMYKNLIETLGSLPPETKVFCGHEYTVRNLKFALKVEPDNEHVKEKLAWAKARDDDDIPTVPSSLEEEFLYNPFMRVREESVQKFTGKTDPVDVMRVLRKENDEFKKPKDRLPIPALLAYQWGLLNQSAAAPK, via the exons ATGAAGGTAAAGGTGATTTCGGTCTTGGACGACAATTACATGTATCTGGTTATAGAGGAGCGCACGAGGGACGCCATTGCGGTTGATGCATCGGTTgctaaaaaa TTGTTGCACATTGTGCGGAAAGAGAACGCCAACCTGAAAGCCATACTGACCACACACCACCACCT GGACCATTCCCGGGGCAATGCGGACCTTGTCCGTCAGTTCCCCGAGCTGCATGTGTACGGCACAGATGACCGGATTGGGGGACTAACGCATAGAGTTGTTCACAACCAACTCTTAAAG TTCGGGGATATAAATGTGAAATGCCTTTTCACCCCATGTCACACGTCGGGGCACATCTGCTTCTACATGTGGGAGGATGGCTGTCCCGATGACCCGGCTCTGTTCTCAG GCGACACCTTGTTCGTTGGAGGCTGTGGACAGTTCTTTGAAGGGACAGCTGAACAGATGTACAAAAACTTGATAGAAACTCTGGGTTCACTGCCCCCCGAGACG aaaGTGTTTTGTGGACATGAGTACACGGTGCGAAACCTGAAATTTGCCCTAAAGGTGGAACCAGACAACGAACATGTTAAGGAGAAACTGGCCTGGGCTAAG GCTCGAGATGATGATGACATTCCCACCGTCCCCTCCAGCCTGGAGGAAGAATTTCTTTATAACCCCTTCATGAGAGTGAG ggagGAATCTGTTCAGAAGTTCACGGGGAAGACGGACCCAGTCGATGTCATGAGAGTTTTACGGAAAGAAAATGACGAATTTAAAAAGCCAAAAGATCGACTACCCATCCCCGCCCTCCTGGCCTATCAGTGGGGTCTCCTGAACCAGTCAGCGGCAGCTCCAAAATAG
- the LOC136576964 gene encoding hydroxyacylglutathione hydrolase, mitochondrial isoform X1 has protein sequence MMFGCSRRLWCALSFLGAAAGCRVGFAHLGTSSVLKELESDFRKTKLVVQRNMKVELLPALTDNYMYLLIDEETKEAAIVDPVQPQKVVDAVKKHGVNLTSVLTTHHHWDHAGGNEKLVKMVSGLKVYGGDSRVGALTQRVTHLTNFQVGSLNVKCLFTPCHTSGHICYYVTKPNSSEPPAVFTGDTLFVAGCGKFFEGTAEEMYKALIEILGRLPPETRVYCGHEYTINNLKFARHVEPTNECIKQKLAWAKETYNNGEPTIPSTLAEEFTFNPFMRVREKSVQQHAGEDNPISTMAAIRKEKDNFKSSPSRL, from the exons ATGATGTTTGGGTGCAGTAGGAGACTGTGGTGCGCACTGTCCTTCCTGGGAGCTGCGGCTGGCTGCAGAGTGG GTTTTGCTCATTTAGGGACCAGCAGCGTCCTAAAGGAACTAGAGTCTGATTTCCGTAAGACCAAGCTGGTGGTTCAGCGCAACATGAAGGTCGAGCTGCTTCCCGCCCTCACAGACAACTACATGTACCTCCTGATCGACGAGGAGACCAAGGAGGCCGCCATTGTGGACCCCGTGCAGCCGCAAAag GTCGTTGACGCGGTCAAGAAACATGGAGTCAACCTGACGTCGGTCCTCACCACCCACCATCACTG GGACCATGCAGGAGGCAACGAGAAACTTGTCAAAATGGTCTCAGGATTAAAAGTCTATGGAGGGGACAGCCGGGTCGGAGCGTTAACCCAGAGAGTCACGCATCTCACCAATTTTCAG GTGGGATCCCTTAACGTCAAGTGTCTTTTCACTCCGTGTCACACTTCTGGACACATCTGCTACTACGTGACGAAGCCCAACAGCTCCGAGCCTCCTGCTGTGTTTACAG GTGACACCCTTTTTGTGGCCGGTTGTGGCAAATTCTTTGAAGGGACAGCAGAGGAAATGTACAAGGCTCTGATCGAGATATTGGGACGTCTTCCTCCAGAGACA AGAGTCTACTGCGGGCACGAATACACCATCAACAACCTGAAGTTTGCCCGCCATGTGGAGCCCACAAACGAGTGCATCAAACAGAAGCTAGCTTGGGCTAAA gAAACGTACAATAATGGAGAACCCACCATTCCCTCCACGCTGGCCGAAGAGtttacatttaacccttttatGAGAGTCAG GGAGAAGTCAGTGCAGCA
- the LOC136576964 gene encoding hydroxyacylglutathione hydrolase, mitochondrial isoform X2: MMFGCSRRLWCALSFLGAAAGCRVGFAHLGTSSVLKELESDFRKTKLVVQRNMKVELLPALTDNYMYLLIDEETKEAAIVDPVQPQKVVDAVKKHGVNLTSVLTTHHHWDHAGGNEKLVKMVSGLKVYGGDSRVGALTQRVTHLTNFQVGSLNVKCLFTPCHTSGHICYYVTKPNSSEPPAVFTGDTLFVAGCGKFFEGTAEEMYKALIEILGRLPPETRVYCGHEYTINNLKFARHVEPTNECIKQKLAWAKETYNNGEPTIPSTLAEEFTFNPFMRVREKSVQQHAGEDNPISTMAAIRKEKDNFKVPKD, translated from the exons ATGATGTTTGGGTGCAGTAGGAGACTGTGGTGCGCACTGTCCTTCCTGGGAGCTGCGGCTGGCTGCAGAGTGG GTTTTGCTCATTTAGGGACCAGCAGCGTCCTAAAGGAACTAGAGTCTGATTTCCGTAAGACCAAGCTGGTGGTTCAGCGCAACATGAAGGTCGAGCTGCTTCCCGCCCTCACAGACAACTACATGTACCTCCTGATCGACGAGGAGACCAAGGAGGCCGCCATTGTGGACCCCGTGCAGCCGCAAAag GTCGTTGACGCGGTCAAGAAACATGGAGTCAACCTGACGTCGGTCCTCACCACCCACCATCACTG GGACCATGCAGGAGGCAACGAGAAACTTGTCAAAATGGTCTCAGGATTAAAAGTCTATGGAGGGGACAGCCGGGTCGGAGCGTTAACCCAGAGAGTCACGCATCTCACCAATTTTCAG GTGGGATCCCTTAACGTCAAGTGTCTTTTCACTCCGTGTCACACTTCTGGACACATCTGCTACTACGTGACGAAGCCCAACAGCTCCGAGCCTCCTGCTGTGTTTACAG GTGACACCCTTTTTGTGGCCGGTTGTGGCAAATTCTTTGAAGGGACAGCAGAGGAAATGTACAAGGCTCTGATCGAGATATTGGGACGTCTTCCTCCAGAGACA AGAGTCTACTGCGGGCACGAATACACCATCAACAACCTGAAGTTTGCCCGCCATGTGGAGCCCACAAACGAGTGCATCAAACAGAAGCTAGCTTGGGCTAAA gAAACGTACAATAATGGAGAACCCACCATTCCCTCCACGCTGGCCGAAGAGtttacatttaacccttttatGAGAGTCAG GGAGAAGTCAGTGCAGCA
- the LOC136576964 gene encoding hydroxyacylglutathione hydrolase, mitochondrial isoform X3, with protein MMFGCSRRLWCALSFLGAAAGCRVGFAHLGTSSVLKELESDFRKTKLVVQRNMKVELLPALTDNYMYLLIDEETKEAAIVDPVQPQKVVDAVKKHGVNLTSVLTTHHHWDHAGGNEKLVKMVSGLKVYGGDSRVGALTQRVTHLTNFQVGSLNVKCLFTPCHTSGHICYYVTKPNSSEPPAVFTGDTLFVAGCGKFFEGTAEEMYKALIEILGRLPPETRVYCGHEYTINNLKFARHVEPTNECIKQKLAWAKETYNNGEPTIPSTLAEEFTFNPFMRVREKSVQQHAGEDNPISTMAAIRKEKDNFKFH; from the exons ATGATGTTTGGGTGCAGTAGGAGACTGTGGTGCGCACTGTCCTTCCTGGGAGCTGCGGCTGGCTGCAGAGTGG GTTTTGCTCATTTAGGGACCAGCAGCGTCCTAAAGGAACTAGAGTCTGATTTCCGTAAGACCAAGCTGGTGGTTCAGCGCAACATGAAGGTCGAGCTGCTTCCCGCCCTCACAGACAACTACATGTACCTCCTGATCGACGAGGAGACCAAGGAGGCCGCCATTGTGGACCCCGTGCAGCCGCAAAag GTCGTTGACGCGGTCAAGAAACATGGAGTCAACCTGACGTCGGTCCTCACCACCCACCATCACTG GGACCATGCAGGAGGCAACGAGAAACTTGTCAAAATGGTCTCAGGATTAAAAGTCTATGGAGGGGACAGCCGGGTCGGAGCGTTAACCCAGAGAGTCACGCATCTCACCAATTTTCAG GTGGGATCCCTTAACGTCAAGTGTCTTTTCACTCCGTGTCACACTTCTGGACACATCTGCTACTACGTGACGAAGCCCAACAGCTCCGAGCCTCCTGCTGTGTTTACAG GTGACACCCTTTTTGTGGCCGGTTGTGGCAAATTCTTTGAAGGGACAGCAGAGGAAATGTACAAGGCTCTGATCGAGATATTGGGACGTCTTCCTCCAGAGACA AGAGTCTACTGCGGGCACGAATACACCATCAACAACCTGAAGTTTGCCCGCCATGTGGAGCCCACAAACGAGTGCATCAAACAGAAGCTAGCTTGGGCTAAA gAAACGTACAATAATGGAGAACCCACCATTCCCTCCACGCTGGCCGAAGAGtttacatttaacccttttatGAGAGTCAG GGAGAAGTCAGTGCAGCA